From the genome of Ignavibacteriales bacterium, one region includes:
- a CDS encoding glycosyl hydrolase, with translation MKLIQTFGTIIILFCVTMMSLTDLAQAQNKPTKSPKRGICFGNPPPASADFTAISSSVSWWYNWGSTPGAQGSVPSDFYSTYDIAFIPMLWNQNFDATAIKNFILAHPEIQYLLVMNEPNLTTQANRTPAQAALDWPKYEQAISDLADQGRTVYLVGPQITYGTMSGYTTPVAWLDAFYTAYQSANGGKSPKIDYLGYHWYDYGLSGKLDELKKYGKKIWITEMANWHSQKDGAQIDSYAKQKVQMQSMVNTCETRSDVFRYAWFIGRGTGTDNHYSWLFTSTGQLSELGQLYLNLPFDTLNGMSGVENEPVAIVKTFCLEQNYPNPFNPGTNFTYRMSKTGFVSIKVFDLLGREVATLVNEVKQAGGYSIKWNASAINSGVYFCKMQTGPFVETKKIILMK, from the coding sequence ATGAAATTAATACAAACATTTGGCACAATAATAATTCTTTTTTGTGTGACTATGATGTCGTTAACAGATTTAGCGCAAGCCCAGAATAAACCTACTAAGAGCCCGAAGCGTGGAATATGTTTTGGGAATCCACCTCCTGCCAGTGCGGATTTTACTGCAATTTCCAGCAGCGTGAGCTGGTGGTATAATTGGGGGTCAACTCCTGGCGCTCAAGGAAGCGTTCCTTCTGATTTCTATTCAACCTACGACATAGCATTCATTCCTATGCTTTGGAACCAAAATTTCGATGCTACAGCAATTAAGAATTTCATACTTGCTCACCCTGAGATTCAATATCTCCTTGTTATGAATGAACCAAATTTGACGACTCAGGCAAATCGGACGCCTGCACAAGCTGCGTTAGATTGGCCGAAGTATGAGCAGGCCATTTCTGATCTTGCCGATCAAGGACGCACGGTCTATCTGGTCGGACCTCAGATAACCTATGGCACTATGTCCGGTTATACAACCCCGGTTGCCTGGCTGGACGCATTTTATACCGCTTACCAATCAGCGAACGGAGGGAAGAGTCCGAAAATCGATTACCTCGGTTATCACTGGTATGATTACGGCTTATCCGGGAAATTAGACGAACTGAAAAAGTATGGCAAGAAAATATGGATCACAGAAATGGCTAATTGGCACTCCCAGAAAGACGGTGCTCAGATTGATTCTTATGCAAAACAAAAAGTGCAGATGCAGTCTATGGTAAATACATGTGAAACACGATCGGATGTCTTCCGATATGCATGGTTCATTGGAAGAGGAACCGGTACAGATAATCACTATTCATGGTTGTTTACTAGTACCGGACAATTGTCTGAACTTGGTCAACTTTATTTAAATCTTCCGTTTGATACTTTAAATGGCATGTCTGGTGTGGAGAATGAACCTGTAGCTATTGTAAAGACATTTTGCTTAGAGCAGAATTATCCCAATCCATTTAATCCCGGCACAAACTTTACGTATCGAATGAGTAAAACAGGTTTTGTATCGATCAAGGTTTTCGACCTCCTTGGCCGGGAAGTGGCAACGTTAGTAAATGAAGTCAAGCAGGCTGGCGGTTATTCTATCAAATGGAACGCTTCAGCAATAAATAGCGGCGTCTACTTCTGCAAGATGCAAACAGGACCGTTTGTTGAAAC